One Lactobacillus sp. ESL0785 DNA window includes the following coding sequences:
- a CDS encoding helix-turn-helix domain-containing protein, whose amino-acid sequence MEFARILCEKRKELHLTQQQLADKLHVTRQTLSRWENSLSYPNLDTLVELSNILAISLDTLLKGDDNVMVKKISSDVKDKRKYRRYLITIISILCVVLLWLCVLGWGRANQVELVDRFNPFLATKYGYATLPDKVTLKKERGIEQHGKTKKKVWLNVPQPVEACVYDGPFGKGSWLKFQTGEYDKQHRWVYIMHKGSYVYETHLIKKSEIPVQMREKISDDYWPYKETRGPEGLEPRTDNRIPWWPFS is encoded by the coding sequence ATGGAATTTGCTCGGATTTTATGTGAAAAAAGAAAAGAGTTGCATTTAACGCAGCAGCAGTTGGCCGATAAATTGCACGTGACGCGGCAAACGCTGTCGCGGTGGGAGAATTCTCTCAGTTATCCCAACTTAGATACGCTAGTAGAACTCAGTAATATTTTAGCAATTTCTTTGGACACTTTATTGAAAGGAGACGATAACGTAATGGTGAAAAAGATTAGTTCAGATGTCAAAGATAAACGCAAATATCGACGCTATCTGATAACAATTATTAGTATTTTGTGTGTTGTTTTATTGTGGTTATGTGTTTTAGGCTGGGGTCGGGCGAATCAAGTTGAGCTGGTTGACCGCTTTAATCCTTTTTTGGCAACTAAATATGGTTACGCGACTTTGCCAGATAAGGTGACGCTAAAAAAGGAACGCGGAATTGAACAACATGGTAAGACTAAGAAAAAAGTCTGGCTTAATGTTCCGCAACCAGTTGAAGCATGTGTTTATGATGGTCCATTTGGCAAGGGGTCATGGTTAAAATTTCAGACTGGTGAATATGATAAGCAGCATCGTTGGGTCTATATAATGCATAAGGGCTCGTATGTCTATGAGACGCATTTAATTAAGAAAAGTGAAATACCAGTGCAGATGCGAGAAAAAATATCTGATGATTATTGGCCGTATAAAGAAACTCGGGGACCAGAAGGATTAGAGCCTAGAACTGATAATAGGATACCGTGGTGGCCATTTAGTTAA
- a CDS encoding amino acid ABC transporter ATP-binding protein produces MSNEEPLIKVEHLKKTFGDNEVLKDINADVKDGQVICLIGPSGAGKSTFLRCLNLLDQPTSGKVIFEDKELTALSEDELNTLREKMGMVFQQFNLFPHMSVIENLKLAPMKVKHVTDEAATAKAKELLAQVGLADKADAFPASLSGGQQQRVAIARALAMDPEMMLFDEPTSALDPEMVGEVLKVMQDLAQKGMTMVVVTHEMGFAKNVADQVWFMADGYIQEKATPSEFFAQPKTARAQDFLAKVLEA; encoded by the coding sequence ATGAGTAACGAAGAACCACTGATTAAAGTTGAGCATTTAAAGAAGACTTTTGGTGATAACGAAGTTTTAAAAGATATTAACGCTGACGTTAAGGATGGTCAGGTTATCTGCTTAATTGGACCATCGGGTGCAGGTAAAAGTACTTTTTTGCGGTGCTTGAATTTATTAGATCAACCAACTTCTGGTAAGGTGATTTTTGAAGATAAAGAATTAACTGCCTTGAGTGAAGACGAGCTGAATACTTTGCGGGAAAAGATGGGTATGGTATTCCAACAATTTAACCTTTTTCCACATATGAGTGTTATAGAAAATCTGAAATTGGCACCGATGAAGGTTAAACATGTAACTGATGAAGCGGCAACAGCTAAAGCTAAAGAGTTACTTGCGCAAGTAGGATTGGCTGATAAGGCTGATGCGTTCCCTGCTAGTTTATCGGGAGGTCAGCAGCAACGGGTGGCCATTGCACGGGCATTGGCAATGGATCCAGAAATGATGCTTTTTGATGAGCCAACCTCGGCACTTGATCCGGAAATGGTTGGAGAAGTATTGAAGGTTATGCAGGATTTGGCCCAAAAAGGGATGACAATGGTTGTCGTTACTCACGAAATGGGCTTTGCGAAGAATGTGGCTGACCAAGTTTGGTTTATGGCAGATGGGTATATTCAAGAAAAAGCAACACCAAGTGAGTTCTTTGCTCAGCCAAAGACAGCACGGGCGCAAGACTTTTTGGCTAAGGTTTTAGAAGCATAG
- a CDS encoding metal ABC transporter permease translates to MFALPFMRNAFLASTFIAITCGTVGVYVVARNFSFLAHTLSEIGFAGAAFAVWLGIGPLWGMLLFTLLGSVSVGELSLHSEQKESSISAISALFIGLGVLFLAISGANSNYATNILFGSIIGVDNQGVVQLVVLSVIVLLMIFAIQRPLNFDSFDHIGALAHGVRTGLVSVIFLIALAMSVSIGAQIVGSLLVFILLTLPPATANYIGKTVWSMIGWSVFFALIGVWLGLYLGFMTNLPVTFFIAVIEVFIYLVTYFTHLLRHNL, encoded by the coding sequence ATGTTTGCTTTACCATTTATGCGTAATGCTTTTTTGGCTAGTACATTTATTGCGATTACCTGTGGGACAGTTGGTGTTTATGTGGTAGCACGCAACTTTAGTTTTTTAGCTCATACATTATCAGAAATTGGCTTTGCTGGTGCGGCATTTGCAGTCTGGCTGGGAATTGGTCCTTTATGGGGAATGTTATTGTTTACGCTGCTGGGGTCAGTCAGTGTTGGTGAATTATCTCTTCATAGTGAGCAAAAAGAATCATCAATTAGTGCAATTTCAGCACTTTTTATTGGTCTAGGTGTGCTATTTTTGGCAATTTCTGGTGCTAACAGTAATTATGCGACTAACATTTTGTTTGGCAGTATTATTGGGGTTGATAATCAAGGGGTCGTTCAGCTGGTTGTTTTGTCAGTAATTGTTTTGTTGATGATTTTTGCAATTCAGCGGCCGCTGAATTTTGATTCATTTGATCATATTGGTGCATTAGCACATGGTGTCAGAACAGGTTTAGTCAGTGTGATTTTTTTAATTGCCTTGGCAATGTCTGTATCAATTGGCGCGCAAATCGTAGGCTCATTGTTGGTCTTCATTTTATTAACATTGCCGCCAGCAACAGCTAATTATATTGGTAAAACTGTGTGGTCGATGATTGGCTGGTCTGTTTTCTTTGCCTTAATCGGTGTTTGGTTGGGACTTTATTTGGGCTTTATGACCAACTTACCAGTAACTTTTTTTATTGCAGTAATTGAAGTTTTTATTTATCTAGTGACTTATTTCACTCATTTGCTTAGACATAATTTATAG
- a CDS encoding ATP-binding cassette domain-containing protein, with protein sequence MSFDKKTVFKNLNFKLKKGSMTALLGPNGAGKTTLINILMKILVPTSGLFKFAPGVRLGYVPQFRNIDAEYPLSIEAFIGLNTPIIKTAKIKRAITTQLQETNLYQIKNVRMGEASGGQKQRAYLAQALLDNPNIIILDEATASLDPVAKDELMGLIQHLNEKHQMTVLFVTHDVPLARKYMKNYLYLNRGNIEQGEMEQFEEAYE encoded by the coding sequence ATGAGTTTTGATAAAAAGACAGTTTTTAAAAATTTAAATTTCAAATTAAAAAAAGGGTCAATGACTGCGCTCTTAGGACCTAATGGTGCAGGAAAAACAACATTGATTAATATTTTAATGAAGATACTAGTGCCAACTAGTGGCTTGTTTAAGTTTGCTCCAGGTGTTCGTTTAGGCTATGTTCCCCAGTTTCGGAATATTGATGCAGAATATCCACTATCAATTGAAGCGTTTATTGGTTTAAATACGCCAATTATTAAAACTGCCAAAATTAAACGGGCAATAACAACACAATTGCAAGAAACTAACTTGTACCAAATTAAAAATGTCCGAATGGGAGAAGCATCAGGTGGTCAAAAGCAGCGGGCATACTTAGCCCAAGCATTACTTGATAATCCCAATATTATTATTTTGGATGAAGCTACGGCGAGTTTAGATCCTGTTGCTAAAGATGAATTAATGGGTTTAATTCAGCATTTGAATGAAAAACATCAAATGACAGTTTTATTTGTTACTCATGATGTGCCACTGGCGCGTAAATATATGAAAAATTATTTGTATTTAAATCGTGGCAATATCGAACAAGGGGAGATGGAACAGTTTGAGGAGGCGTACGAATAA
- a CDS encoding lactate oxidase, protein MTAYYNGFPQSDRNEAINMINVDELEERAKEIMPEGAYYYIASGSENEWTWRNNTYAFNHFQIVPRALTNMDNPQTDTEFMGMKLKTPIMISPIACHGIAHKDAEVATQKGAAAAGALFSSSTYGNKSVEEIAAAAPDAPRFFQLYLSKDWEFNKMVFDAIKKAGYKGIFLTVDALVSGYREANLRTKFAYPVPLDFFTRYQGGKGEGQTVAQMYASSAQKIGPDDVKRIKEMSGLPVFVKGVVCAEDAYLAMGAGADGIYVTNHGGREVDSGPATIDMLPEIAKAVNHRVPIIFDSGVRRGSHVFKALALGADIVGIGRPYLYALALGGAKGVESVIKQLNDELVIDMQLTGCKTIEDVKHARLTHIDYTADNLKSNTDPSRIKPYPVTKDNQIKEDDSDAVSGASQA, encoded by the coding sequence ATGACAGCTTATTATAATGGTTTTCCCCAAAGTGATCGTAACGAAGCAATCAATATGATTAATGTTGATGAACTTGAGGAACGTGCAAAAGAAATTATGCCAGAAGGAGCATATTATTACATTGCTTCAGGTTCAGAAAATGAGTGGACATGGCGTAACAATACTTATGCTTTCAACCATTTTCAAATTGTACCGCGGGCTTTAACCAATATGGATAATCCACAAACTGATACTGAGTTTATGGGAATGAAATTAAAGACCCCAATTATGATTTCACCAATTGCTTGTCATGGAATTGCGCATAAGGATGCTGAAGTTGCTACTCAAAAGGGTGCAGCAGCTGCTGGAGCATTGTTCTCATCAAGTACTTATGGCAATAAGAGTGTTGAAGAGATTGCAGCTGCAGCTCCAGATGCACCACGTTTCTTCCAACTTTACTTAAGTAAAGATTGGGAATTTAACAAGATGGTCTTTGATGCGATTAAGAAGGCTGGCTATAAGGGTATTTTCTTAACAGTTGATGCACTTGTTTCTGGTTATCGTGAAGCTAACTTGAGAACTAAGTTTGCCTACCCAGTTCCACTAGACTTTTTTACTCGTTATCAAGGTGGTAAGGGTGAAGGTCAAACTGTTGCACAAATGTATGCTTCATCTGCTCAGAAGATTGGTCCAGATGATGTTAAGCGAATTAAGGAAATGTCTGGCTTGCCAGTATTTGTTAAGGGAGTTGTCTGTGCTGAAGATGCTTACTTAGCAATGGGTGCCGGTGCAGATGGGATCTATGTAACTAATCATGGTGGTCGTGAAGTTGATAGTGGCCCAGCAACCATTGATATGTTGCCAGAAATTGCTAAGGCCGTTAACCACCGGGTTCCAATTATCTTTGATTCTGGCGTTCGTCGTGGTTCACACGTCTTCAAGGCTTTGGCTTTAGGAGCTGATATAGTTGGTATTGGCCGTCCTTACCTTTATGCATTAGCTCTTGGTGGTGCTAAGGGAGTTGAATCAGTTATTAAGCAATTGAATGATGAATTAGTAATTGATATGCAATTAACTGGCTGTAAGACAATTGAAGATGTTAAGCATGCACGTTTGACACATATTGATTATACCGCTGATAATTTGAAGTCAAATACTGATCCTTCAAGAATTAAGCCTTATCCTGTAACTAAGGATAATCAAATTAAGGAAGACGACTCAGATGCCGTTTCAGGTGCTTCACAAGCTTAA
- a CDS encoding ABC transporter substrate-binding protein/permease: MKKAIKWLKAALVMLVTLTMLVNCVSGVQAAQAPKATDNYLQKVKQKGELIMGTSPDFPPYEFVKNVNGKSKVYGMDIEVGKKIAHDMGVKLVVKTMDFDSLLVALETGKIDMVISGMSASPKRAKSVAFSQVYYASGQDLIIRKADAGKYHDFHSFDGKTIAAQTGSLQSDLIKQQAPKVTLKTMDKDSDLILALQTHKFDAVAVDSASADAYVKNTTGITNIRSGFKDKSVGSSVAFHKGAQSLVNAANKSIDEIKAKNLIKKDYLPMAGKYLASNGKSKKSAKIDNSMWAYKDFFVAGVGYTLFISAISVFFGFLLGAILAFMRLSRNKVAHSIATAYIEFVRGTPLMVQLLFIYFGLGLVVNIPALLSGIIAVSLNSASYVAEVIRSGINSIALGQTEASRSLGMSRTETMRYVIMPQAMKNIWPALGNEFVSLIKESSIVSVIGVKDLIYQSRIVQADTYRGVMPLVITMILYFIITFSLSSLMKVFEGKMKHE, translated from the coding sequence ATGAAAAAGGCAATTAAATGGCTCAAGGCTGCCTTAGTGATGCTGGTAACACTGACAATGTTAGTTAATTGTGTTAGCGGCGTTCAGGCAGCTCAAGCACCAAAAGCAACGGATAATTATTTACAAAAGGTTAAACAAAAAGGCGAGTTAATTATGGGGACTAGTCCTGATTTTCCGCCTTATGAATTTGTCAAGAATGTTAATGGTAAGTCAAAAGTATACGGCATGGATATTGAGGTAGGTAAAAAAATTGCCCATGACATGGGTGTTAAGCTCGTTGTTAAGACCATGGACTTTGATTCATTGTTGGTGGCTCTAGAAACTGGTAAAATCGACATGGTTATTTCTGGGATGTCGGCTTCACCTAAACGGGCAAAGAGTGTTGCCTTTAGTCAGGTCTATTATGCCAGTGGTCAAGACTTGATTATCAGAAAGGCTGATGCAGGTAAATATCATGATTTCCATTCCTTTGATGGTAAAACAATTGCTGCACAAACAGGCAGTCTGCAAAGTGATTTAATTAAACAGCAAGCACCCAAGGTAACGCTAAAAACAATGGATAAAGACAGCGACTTGATTTTAGCATTGCAGACACATAAGTTTGATGCTGTTGCGGTTGACTCAGCTTCAGCCGATGCTTATGTTAAAAATACAACGGGGATTACCAATATTCGTTCGGGCTTTAAGGACAAATCAGTTGGCTCGTCCGTTGCCTTTCATAAGGGTGCCCAAAGCTTAGTTAATGCAGCCAATAAATCAATTGACGAGATTAAAGCAAAGAATCTAATTAAAAAAGATTATTTGCCAATGGCAGGTAAATATTTGGCATCTAATGGCAAGTCCAAAAAGTCAGCAAAAATTGATAATTCAATGTGGGCATATAAAGACTTCTTTGTTGCTGGTGTGGGTTATACCTTATTTATTTCCGCAATTTCTGTCTTTTTCGGGTTCTTACTTGGTGCTATTCTTGCGTTTATGCGTTTGAGCCGTAATAAAGTTGCTCATTCGATTGCTACAGCTTATATTGAATTTGTCCGTGGTACACCTCTGATGGTGCAGTTGCTCTTTATCTACTTTGGCTTAGGACTAGTGGTTAATATTCCGGCACTACTATCTGGGATTATTGCGGTTTCGCTTAACTCGGCTTCGTATGTTGCAGAAGTTATTCGTTCAGGGATTAACTCGATTGCACTGGGACAAACTGAGGCTTCCCGGTCTTTAGGAATGTCGCGGACAGAAACAATGCGTTATGTCATTATGCCGCAAGCCATGAAAAACATTTGGCCAGCTTTGGGGAATGAATTTGTTTCCTTAATTAAGGAGAGCTCAATCGTGTCGGTTATTGGAGTTAAGGATTTGATTTATCAATCAAGAATCGTGCAGGCTGATACTTATCGGGGCGTAATGCCGTTAGTAATTACGATGATTTTGTACTTTATCATTACGTTTAGTTTATCGAGTTTGATGAAGGTATTTGAAGGGAAGATGAAACATGAGTAA